The sequence ggggcgggggggtgggtgcTGGACATGGGTCCTTCCTGGGACGGCGAAGGCAGGGGTCCTGGTGGGGCTGCGCGTGCCAGGGGGCCTGGGGCCTGCCCGCCATGCTCTTGCAGTCTTCAGACCCCAGGATATCAGAAGCAGCGGATCCCGCCCTCGGAGAGGAAGCGCCAGGGCAGAACGTCTGGCTTCTCGGAAGGGGTCCTGGGGTCCCGATGGCTGAGGGGGGCCCTATGCACCCCCGGCTCCCGCCACCCCCCCAGCACAAGGGGCCTGGCTCGTAGCGCACAGGGCCCGCCTGCCCACCTGCGGCCTCGGCGGCGCTCCTGTCAGACCCCCtgcatttccccctcctcccatcagGGCTGGCCGGAGGGGTCGCTCTCGTGCGTGGCGTTCCTCTGCACCGCGGCCTGCGGCTACTGTCCCTCCTGGTTCAGCGAGATGGCTCGGGACCTGGGGCCCCCTTCTACCTCCCGCCCTCCCATGGGACACCTGGCCGGGGCTGGGCCGGGGCGCTGGCGAGGGTCCCTCGTAGCCAGAGCCGCCCAGCCGCAGGAGAGAGCATGCGGGGGAGCTTGGCTTACTGTGCTCTCCAGCCCCCAGGgtccctccccactgccaccctTGGCCCCCCAAGCCCCCAGTGTCACGTGAGCAGGGCTGGTTGTCCGCCCGGGCGGCATCGGGGACCTGACCACAGACCCGGCCACCAACAGCTCCTGAGAACCCTCGTCGCCTGCACGGGGTACCCCCATGGCCCATCCACCCCCCCACGTGGAGTCGGACCGCAACACCAGGTGAGGGAGCCGGGCCAGCGGGGGCATCTGCTGGGGCCCCACTGGGAGACCTGGACACCATCCGTCCTCGCAacgtggggctgggagcagaggtgACGATGGGTGAGCCCTTCACGAGTGTCCTGAGGGGAGCCCTGGGAGGATGGCCCCGCAGAGGCCCCTGTATGGCTTTTCAGTGAATTCAgagagtgggaggagggggcacaccacacacacacacagggcacagGGCTGGACGCAGGGCGCCGAGGGTCAGCTCTGCCCACGGTCCCCTGGTCAGACCTGGGCCAGAGGCCAACTCCCCCCCGGCGCGTGGCAGGGCAGGGGGGCCGGGAGGGCGAGGGGAAGGACTTTACACACAGAGTCGAAGGAGCAGTTCAAGTTGTGTAAAACGGGGCTGGGGGCACTCAGCATTGCCATGCGGTTATTTACACAGAGTTGAGACCTGCATCTTGGTGGGATGAGACTGGGGTCGTGTTCACAGGTGACCACCCTCTCCGTGAGGCTCAAATGGCTTCAGAAGGTTCTTGTTGtcgcttaaaaaatatattcttgtgTCTTCAAGTCACAGTGTCCCCCTTCCCAGTATTGCAGCTCAAAGAATGGGTAGAGTCCTGGTGACCTGTCCCTGCCCCGAGGCTCGGGGTGAGAGCGAGGCAGCAGTGGTCGCAGGACTGGCCTGCCAGACAGAGCATGGACGGCGGGGCAGCCTGAGTTTCGGGTGAGTCCCAAACAGCGCCTAGGAGGGACTGACTTACACTTTGAAATTAttggttgtttatctgaaattcaaatttaacttggTGCCCTGCATTTTTATTCGCCAAATCTGGCAACCATGTTGGGGGGCTGAGGGTCACCACGATCAGGCCTGGGGACCCTCCCCTGTCTGCCACCACCCAGGGCAGAACCAGGGCTCTGAGGCAGGAAGGGGGATGGAGTGGAGGGAGACCCAGGGACAGCGTCTCTGTGGGGCTGAGGGAAACAGAAGCCAGACACGTGGGGGGCGGGACgccctccctccccaaccccaggggCGGCCCCCCCAGTTCGCTCACCCACCACCTCCCACTGCAGGGCTAGTGGGGGACCTGCAgcgaccccacccccacccccacccctcactgAAGCCCTGGGCCAGCAAGACCATCTCAAAGCGATTCTAGAAGCACAAGCTACATATGGTTCCTGGGAAGTAAAAAGACCAGGCCTGAGGCTGCGTGCATCCCTGCTGTCCCTTCCCCCAGCCGAGCGACCCGGAACGTCACTTCCCATCCGGCCCGGCACCGGTCGCTCATCATCGGGGGcttcccccagcttcccccagcCCTCAGCTTGCACGGCCAAAGTCCGGAAACGTGCCCAGAGCCCTGGCGGAGTTGGTTCCACTCTGGAATGATTAttcaaggagaaaggaggaaacagagcTTTCTGGCCTCACCTCCATTTTCTGGGTGGCACTGGGTTTCGTTTTTCATGGTTTCAGTCCCTTTGTAAAAATCGCCTCTTCTACTTTCCTCTCTGCAATAGACTTACTTTGGGAGTGAAAACGCACAGCCTGGAGGCCTCCAGAACCCCTCGTAGCCAACCTTAGTTCTGGCCCACTCAGGGCAGGATGCCGACACGCCAGAAACGAGCCTGGTGGCAGTGAAGGTGCTCTGTGGACTGGGTAAGGACCCTCAGGTGCAGGACACTTGGGACCAGTGTTGTTTCCCCACCTAGTTGGTGGGCCCGGTAGATGCCTTCTGCTCAGACGGCTCCTCTGAGGCAGGGGCCCAGCCAGGACCGGCCAGAACCCAGGAGCACACTGCTCCCCTCCCGCGTCCCCTTGGCTCCGCACTGGTGCCCACACTCAACCTCCCTGCCCCTGAGGCTACCCACTCGAGGTGGGCCCAGAGCCGTAATCCAGCCGCGTCTCCGGGCCCAGGACCCCCAGAGCAGCAGACGTGCTGCGGAGCCTCTCCCCTTCCCGCCGGGAGAGAGGCGAGTCCTGGGCTCAGGAGGGTGGACGAGAATCCCAGATGGTGGAAGGTGGTCgggaaggggcaggagagtgAAGGTGGAGGGTGAGAAGTCAGCTCTGTGGGCCCCGAGGAAGCACCAGATCCCATAGCTCTGCAGGGGGGCATCCAGGCCGGGACAGCCCCCTGTGGTCCCCCGGGCCTGAAGCCTCACTCTTGTCCTACAGCCCGGGCCCTAGGACCAGCCCACAGTCTTCGTCAGGTCCCAGCTTCTCGGCATCAAGTGAAGAATGACTTCCTGAGGACCAAGGGCCACGGGCAAGCCTGAGCCCCACTGCCCAGCTGCTGCTCCTGGAGGAGACGGCTTCTCACCACCTGCCCGGCCGGGAAACGCAGCCGGGCAAGAACACATGCCTGCTCCTTTCTGACAGTGAAAGAGACGTCCCTCTGCCTCAGGTGCCCGCAGACGCCAGGGGGGCTCGATGGGGTGGGAGGTGCTGCCACGGGTGCTGGGAAAGAGGCGCAGCTCCGGGTCTGGGAAGCCTTGAGTGTTCTGGGCCGAGGAGAGGAGAGGGCCGGGGCCTGCAGCTGCAGGGACGAGGGCGGCTGAGGGGGGCCGGATGCTCTCGCCCAGGCTGCAGGTTTGGAAGGAGACTCGGTGCACAGTGGACTAACGTATATATGGCTTTTTATCGATGCTGGGGACACGAGGTGAGCGGGGAACGAGCACAGTGACCGCGGGGCAGAACCCGGCCCACGTCCTCCGCCACCGCTCGGAATGGCCGCCCTGCTCCTCGGGATTCACAGCAAGTCCCTCGGGAGTGCTGGGCGGGGCCTCCCCGCAGGACCCCTGGGAAAACTCAGCTAGCTGTCCACTACCCTCCCCTCCTTACCTGGGCCTCAGGGGAGCTAAGAACCTGTAAACCTTCCTTTTCAAGCCCTCTGGCCCTGAACGGATACCGTGTCTTCAGACAGCGCAGCTCCACTTTGATTAAGGGAGAAGCACAGGCGGGAGGGGAAGAGATGCCAGTGACTGCTGGCTTCCGTCCTAGAAAGGGAGCCGACATCTGGGTCTCCCACCGCAAGGGCAAAGGCCCGGCAGTTTCATTTTGGCCTTTCTGGGAAGCgggtcttctgtttctttgcgGTTTGACATCACCCGTCAGCAAGGTGAGGTCGCGGGATGGACAGTCCCCGTTCAAGTCCAGCCAGTCTAGCCTATAGCTCAGGTCTGTGGTGTCCCGGGAAGCCCCCGGCAGCAGGAGGAGGTCCACGCCGGCACCGGGCTTTGGTCCTGGCTCTGCACAGTCCAGTCTCCCCGTCTCGCCTCCCAAACAAACAGCCACTCCCACACAGCGTGGGAGTTCCCCAGTCTGAGCAGGGTTCTAAGCCCACTGCTCCCACAAGGCACCCTGTCCGCGGCCCTGCACGAGCACAGGGGATGCGCACACACGCACGGATCCCTGGCCGCTGGCTGCCTTCCGTCAGGAGTCAGGCGGTGCTGCCACTGCGTTGGTCCGGAAcgctcagaaaacagaaaatgccaCCACTTTCTGCCGAGAGAGCCTCCCTCGGGGTAAGGGCTGGGCGGAGCTTTGGAGGAGGAGGGTGGCGGGCATGCAGCGAGGAAGCTCCCGGGGCGACGACGGGCCAGGCTTCTCTCACCTCCGAGGGGCCCTCCTCAGCCGCCGTTGGAGGGAGGGGGTCTTTAGAAAGAGGACGAGGGCAGAGGAGCGAGGGCACGGCCGCACACGGGTGGGCAGGGACGCCTCGAGGGCTGCCCAGCTGAGGCAGCAGCGGCTCTGGCCGCGGCCCCTACTTGTTCTTGCCCAGCAGCGCGTCCACCTCCTCCTCGGGCTTCAGTGAGTGCCACTGGGCGATGGGCCGGCGGGGGTTGGCCAGCATGTCGGACCAGTGCCGCAGCTCCGTGCCCGTGGCGCTGCTGCCCACGAAGATCTTGCCGATGGCTTCGTTCTTGCCCAGCTTGTCGTAATCCAGCACGGTGACCACCACCTGGACTTTCTGCAGGGGGCAAAGGGAAGGGCAGTGGGCAGGAGAAGGGCCCGGCGgccggcccctccctccccagctctaaCTGGGCGGGCaggcacacagaggtggggcccgTGCCTCTGACGCATTCTTCGCTTCTACCAACGACTGAACACAGGCCCCCGGCAGCGTGCTGAGCGCCTGGGAGCAGAAGGGCAGACGCATCCTCACAAGGTGACAAAGGTCACACCCGAGAGGCCAGCAGGAGGCACCTCGGGACCTCAGAGGGAGTGACGTCCGGCTGGTGAGTTAGGGCAGGCTTCACGGAGGAAGTGACCTGGactggggggtggaggggcagcaggggcaggtGGGCGTCCACCGCCTCAGCGGCTGCAGCCTCTCCACACACACGCCCTGCCACCACCTCGCGGCCAAAAGGAGGTGTCTGTGAGCAGCTCCCGCTCACCTCCCCAGAAAAGGGGCGGGCTGGGAAGTGCCGGGCAGGGCCGGCCGGCCGTCTGTAGCAGTCAGTGGGGGAGGCCACCCGCCCCACGTCCACCCCTGCCAGCCCAGCACCTGGATCTGCTCGAAGGGGATCTCGAAGCTGAAGGACTCGTTGAAGTACGGGTTCAGGGTCTTCTTCTTCACTGTCGTCTTCTTCTTCTTGAGCCTCTTGCCGTTCTGCATCAGGTGGATCTTCACGTAGGGGTCTGTGCGGAGGCAGCCGGCGAGGCCCTGAGCACGCGCCCGGCCCGCCAGCCCAGGGACGGCAGAGCCAGCTTCCGGGCCAGGGCGGCCAGAGGCTTCACCTCTGGGACCCGCCATGGCTGTGGCCGCCTGGAGCTCGGGGCTCTGCTGGGACGGGCCGGCGCTCAGTGAGGAGCCAGGGGGCCACTTGGTGGTGTCCGTCCTGGGCAGGGGGCACGTCAGCGACCCACCCCATCCCATCCTCCCGACCTTGTCAGTCAATGAGCaacgaggcccagagaagggcacCCGTCTGCCCGAGGTCACACGGGGGCTCAGGGACAGAGCTGGGCTGGCGGGAACCTGAGCAGTTCAGGAGGCCGGGCAGTCgcaccccccagccccgcccagagCCCCTTCCAAGGCAGGGCCACCCCCATCTCCCCCGCCCACGGTAGAAGGGCCCGCGTCAGGCCGAGCCCTCCCACCGCCTGCCCTCCCTGTCCCTGCCTCACCTGGGGGTGACGTCCCTGACCCCTTCCCTCCAGAGCCCACAGGGAGAGCAGCAGAAAGGCAGCTCTCAGCGGGGCTCCCCGCCCCGTCCTGCCCTGAGGACCCAAAGCCGCTCAGACAGCCTGTGTGTCCCACGCATCTGAGGCCTGCTATCCAGGTCGAGGGCTCTGGGCCGCGACCGGCTGGCAGGTGCCCCCGATGGCGGCCAGAAGCCACGCACACACCTGAAAGGCCGCCCACGTCCATCTTCTTGAGGTTCTTGGCCTCCAGGATGCAGACGGTGAGCTTCCCAGCCGTGGGCACGTAGCGCAACGAGGTGCAGATGTCACCCAGCTTCTCCGGCTGTCGGGGGAAGGGGACGCGGTCAGCGCAGCAGTGCCTGTGTCCAGCACAGCTGACCCCCTCGGGGCCTCGGCCAGGGGTGGCACAGCCCTGGCCGTGACAGGTGGACACTGCAGTGCTGAGGACAGGCTGCTGGCAGCGTGGGGTTTGCCggggcccctccccagcctggcaggtggcggagggggacaAAGAGGGGATGCGGGGAGCCCCCCTTCCTGATCACAGCCATCCCACTTGCAGAGCGAGCTGCGGTCCTCCAAGCCCTCGGCATCCCTTTCCTTGTGTTAGCGTCACAGGGCAAGGACCTCGTGACTAGCAAGAGGGGCCTCCTGGGCCTGAGAGCTCGGCCGGCGCCACGACACAGTCGAGGCTTCTCAGAGGCGGGCCTCGGGGCCCAGGCTGGCCGCCTCACCCACAGCCCGGTCAGGGTGCTGACCCTTCCTCCGGGCGACCTGCATGGACTCGGCCAACACGCCCGGCTGGTGCTGGGAAGGGATGGGGGCTAAATGGGGGctttggtacacagtaggtgctcaataaatatgtggcGAATGAGTGCGTGCGTGCTGTGGCAGTTTCTAGGAAGACAGGCCCCCCCCCTTGCTGAGAATCCTCTAGAACAATGTGGGCTCTCCCTGTGGGTGAATGTGGTCCCCAGGTGGGTCGCCGGCCCTAAGTGGGCCCAAAGCCGCGGAAGAAACACGAGTGACGCGTCCTGTCCCCGAGGTGCCCCCTCGTCTGCAGACACAGAGCCGGGGGCGTGGGGCGGACCCGCCAAGCtctcctgccctcacctcctccttctctccgCCCTGCAGGTCCCTCCACTCCTCGATGGGCTGCCCCAGGTCCACGGTGTTCATGGGCACCTTCACCTCCCCGATGATGTCGTGTTTGGAGAAGCGGTCAAAGTCGTAGATGGCCATCACCAGGGTCTtgccccccagctcctggtagGGCACCTGCAGGGCACAGGCAGGATGGAGGGGTCAGGGCAGCTCGGGGCCTCTGGGGGCCCTGCAGGACACCTGCCAAGTCTGCGGACACCCGGGCTCGGGTCCAGGCCGAGCTGGTTCTGGGCCTCAGCCACAGCCCAGGACCAGGGGAAGGTCCGCAGCGGGCCAGCCTGTCACCTTGAAGGTGAAAGTCTCGTTGAAGGCAGGGTTCAGCGTCTTCCGATGGACTTTGGTctcatatttcttcttcttgtctggAAGGAGGAAGACCTTGACATAAGGGTCCGAGGTGCCGCCCATGTCCAGGGCGGGCAGCTCCGCAGCCTGCAGGACGCCCACGGTGAGCTGTGGAGTGAGTGGGCGCCGGGTCAGCCCCGAGGGGGCGGGCAGGTGGGTGCCGGACAGGAAGTCGGCCTCCATCTCCCTCCCCGGGGAATCGGAGTAACACGGGGGAGATGGTCGCCGCGAGGTGACTGGTCTGCCCGAGGAGGGCGGCACGTGGACGGCGGGTAGCACAGCCCTTCTTCCCTACAGCCGGGGTGCCCGCCCCATGGAGCCCTGGgggccgcccccgccccgcacACCTGGTTGGCCTGGAAGTCGTAGTCCAGGGAGAACTGCAGCTTCCCCAGGTTCTCCGGCTCCTCGGCCTCACCCTCGCCCTCGCCCTCCGTCAGGCCCGTCTCGGCGTCGTCATCGTCCTGGGGggctgaggaggggagggagggtcaaGGGAGAAAAGGCGGGGTGCCTGCCCCCGTGCAGACCCCAACCCAGAGCTGGAGGGGCTCCATCGGGCCCCGCttcccctcagcccccagcccggcCCTGTCCCTGCGGGGCCAGCACGGCCCAGATGCCACGCGGCTTCTTGAGTGGCGGAGCCTCCCTGtgacccccgccccgcccccagctcagGCCACCACGTGGGCAGCACGTACCAGGCGTGCAGGCCGGGCGTCCAGGCCAGGCGAGTCCAcaggtgggaggagaagggagagagtggtAAGAAAATCCTGCAGCTCAGACCAGCCGCATGGCAGGGCCGGGGCCCCCACAGGctcacacgcacacgcacgtCCACGTGCGTGCTCACACACGCTCTCACACACGTGTGCACGTGCACGCACAAACTCAAAGGCCACGGCCCCTGGCTGACCTCCTGAGAtcagccctccttcctccctccacacTGATTCCTTGAGCAAGAAATTCCTCCCAGAACAAACATGGGGAAAGTGAGGCGCCCGGGGCCTCTGCAAACTTAAAAGGAGACACAGGTACATCAGGGCGTCTTCCAGGCTGCTCCCTGAAAGATGGGGAGAAGAGCCACGTCCTTGTGGATGAGAGACGGACCCACAGGGCCCCACAATGAGGACATGGTCCAGCAGCCCTGCCGGTGGGAAACCGGGTCACACGATGGTGGCTTCCTGGTGGGCGGGGGTCTCTCTTCCCAGCATTTTGTCCCAACGGCCTCCTTTCGGGTCCGTCAAGGACAGTCCCTGCTGACCTGAGCGAGCTCCTCCCACCTGGAGAGCATCGAGGGGCCTCTGGTCGCCCGGCCCCGCCTACCTGGCCACCCTTCATGTCCTTCATGTTCATGGCGTTCTTGGCGCCCTTGCCCTTCTCcttcttgttcttcttcttcttccagcAGCACTTCTTGCAGATGCAGAAGCAGCAGGCGAGGAGCAGAAGGCCCAGGAGCACCGCGATGGCGCCCAGCGCCCAGGGGGGCACTGCCCACAGGGAGATGGGGTCAGCGGCGCTCGGGCAGCCCCGACCCCTCAGGGATAGAAAGCTGGGTCGGGGCCCGGCCCTGCTGCCGCACCCCGCGTTGTAAACCCACGTTAAGTTGCATACTTCGGTGCCCTCCCCTTTCTGCCGCCCCAGCGGGGACAGCCTGTGACAGGGACAGCAGCCAGGCACATACCACGGGGCCCCCATCTGGGCTCTGCTGAGATCTAACGACTTTGACCCTTGGAACTGCGGCTTACACGAAGGATGGGAGGGTCCTCATCAGACCCCGGTGGGGTAGGAAGGCCCGGCCCTCAGGCGCAGTCCTGAGAGGGCTGAGCCTGCTCCAGGAGGCTGGGCTCAGAGGGCCCGCGGGTTTGGGGAAGTGCGGGGAGGGGCGGGCCGCGGGCCGGCCGGGGCTGCTCTCCGAGGTGCTGAAGCAC comes from Delphinus delphis chromosome 1, mDelDel1.2, whole genome shotgun sequence and encodes:
- the SYT2 gene encoding synaptotagmin-2; the protein is MRNIFKRNQEPMVAPTTTTTTMPAEPLDNSTESGGAREGKGDLFATLKDRFFNEMVKLPLPPWALGAIAVLLGLLLLACCFCICKKCCWKKKKNKKEKGKGAKNAMNMKDMKGGQDDDDAETGLTEGEGEGEAEEPENLGKLQFSLDYDFQANQLTVGVLQAAELPALDMGGTSDPYVKVFLLPDKKKKYETKVHRKTLNPAFNETFTFKVPYQELGGKTLVMAIYDFDRFSKHDIIGEVKVPMNTVDLGQPIEEWRDLQGGEKEEPEKLGDICTSLRYVPTAGKLTVCILEAKNLKKMDVGGLSDPYVKIHLMQNGKRLKKKKTTVKKKTLNPYFNESFSFEIPFEQIQKVQVVVTVLDYDKLGKNEAIGKIFVGSSATGTELRHWSDMLANPRRPIAQWHSLKPEEEVDALLGKNK